A region of Ferruginibacter albus DNA encodes the following proteins:
- a CDS encoding aconitate hydratase produces MAFDIEMIKKVYANFGSKVEAARKVVGKPLTLTEKILYAHLWDGNATQAYERGKSYVDFAPDRVAMQDATAQMALLQFMQSGRAKVAVPSTVHCDHLIEAKVEAKQDLDRAVHESSEVYDFLASVSNKYGIGFWKPGAGIIHQVVLENYAFPGGMMIGTDSHTVNAGGLGMIAIGVGGADACDVMAGLPWELKMPKLIGVKLTGKLNGWAAPKDVILKVAGILTVKGGTGAVVEYFGEGAVSMSCTGKGTICNMGAEIGATTSTFGYDDSMSRYLKSTGREDIAAAADVVKEHLTGDAEVYANPEAYFDQVIEIDLNTLEPHLNGPFTPDLATPISEMKAAAQKNGWPTKIEVGLIGSCTNSSYEDISRAVSLAKQVAEKDLVLHSEFTITPGSEQVRYTIERDGFLDTFNKIGATVFANACGPCIGMWARVGAEKQEKNTIVHSFNRNFAKRADGNPNTYAFVASPELVTALAIAGDLSFNPLTDTLTNTKGEKVKLDPPSGDELPVKGFAVDDPGYQAPAADGSGVQVIVSPTSKRLQLLDPFAAWEGTDLKGLKLLIKAKGKCTTDHISMAGPWLKFRGHLDNISNNMLIGAVNFFNEKTDSVKNQLTREYGPVPATQRSYKAANIGSIVVGDENYGEGSSREHAAMEPRHLGVRAVLVKSFARIHETNLKKQGMLALTFANKEDYDKIQEDDSIDIDGLTAFAPNRPLQVILNHADGTIDSITVNHTYNEQQIEWFKAGGALNIIRREFAAKN; encoded by the coding sequence ATGGCTTTTGACATTGAAATGATTAAAAAGGTTTATGCAAACTTCGGCAGCAAAGTAGAAGCTGCCCGTAAAGTTGTTGGTAAACCGCTAACGCTGACTGAAAAAATATTGTACGCTCACCTTTGGGACGGTAATGCTACCCAGGCTTATGAACGTGGTAAAAGTTATGTTGACTTTGCGCCGGATCGTGTAGCGATGCAGGATGCGACAGCACAAATGGCTTTATTGCAATTCATGCAATCGGGCAGAGCAAAAGTAGCGGTGCCTTCTACCGTGCATTGCGATCACTTAATTGAAGCAAAAGTTGAAGCAAAGCAAGATCTTGACAGAGCCGTGCATGAAAGCAGTGAAGTGTATGATTTCTTAGCTTCTGTTAGTAATAAATATGGCATTGGATTTTGGAAACCCGGCGCCGGTATTATTCACCAGGTAGTATTGGAAAATTATGCTTTTCCGGGTGGTATGATGATCGGGACTGATAGTCATACTGTGAATGCCGGTGGTTTGGGTATGATCGCTATTGGTGTTGGTGGCGCTGATGCTTGTGATGTAATGGCAGGTTTACCATGGGAATTGAAAATGCCTAAATTGATCGGTGTTAAATTGACCGGTAAATTGAACGGCTGGGCTGCTCCTAAAGATGTTATCTTAAAAGTGGCAGGTATCTTAACCGTGAAAGGTGGTACCGGCGCTGTTGTTGAATATTTTGGCGAAGGCGCAGTAAGCATGAGCTGTACAGGTAAAGGAACCATTTGTAATATGGGTGCTGAAATAGGCGCTACTACTTCTACTTTTGGTTACGATGACAGCATGAGCCGTTATTTAAAATCTACAGGAAGAGAAGATATTGCTGCTGCTGCAGATGTGGTGAAAGAACATTTAACCGGTGATGCTGAAGTGTATGCAAATCCCGAAGCATATTTTGACCAGGTTATTGAAATTGACCTGAATACTTTAGAGCCACATTTAAACGGACCTTTCACTCCGGATCTGGCTACGCCGATTTCAGAAATGAAAGCCGCTGCACAAAAAAATGGCTGGCCTACAAAAATTGAAGTTGGCTTGATTGGTAGCTGCACCAACTCTTCTTATGAAGATATCAGTCGTGCGGTTAGCTTAGCTAAACAAGTAGCAGAAAAAGATCTTGTGTTACATTCTGAATTTACCATTACTCCGGGTAGCGAGCAGGTTCGTTATACTATTGAGCGTGATGGTTTCTTAGATACTTTTAATAAAATAGGTGCTACCGTATTTGCAAATGCTTGCGGGCCTTGCATTGGTATGTGGGCTCGTGTAGGTGCAGAGAAACAAGAGAAGAATACTATCGTTCATTCTTTCAACAGAAACTTTGCTAAACGTGCAGATGGTAATCCTAACACGTATGCATTTGTTGCTTCTCCGGAACTGGTAACTGCTTTGGCAATTGCCGGTGATCTTTCTTTCAATCCTTTAACAGATACATTAACGAATACAAAAGGGGAAAAAGTAAAATTAGATCCTCCATCTGGAGATGAACTACCTGTTAAAGGTTTTGCGGTAGATGATCCGGGATATCAGGCTCCTGCTGCTGACGGAAGCGGTGTTCAGGTTATTGTTTCACCAACCAGCAAGCGTTTACAATTGTTAGATCCATTTGCTGCGTGGGAAGGAACTGACCTTAAAGGTTTGAAACTATTAATTAAAGCAAAAGGAAAATGTACTACAGATCATATTTCTATGGCGGGTCCATGGTTGAAATTCCGTGGTCACTTAGATAATATCAGTAACAACATGCTGATCGGTGCTGTTAACTTCTTCAACGAAAAAACAGATTCTGTAAAGAATCAATTAACAAGAGAATACGGACCGGTGCCTGCAACGCAAAGATCGTACAAAGCTGCTAATATCGGTAGCATTGTGGTGGGTGACGAAAACTATGGTGAAGGTTCAAGTCGTGAACATGCGGCAATGGAACCCCGTCACTTAGGCGTTCGTGCCGTATTGGTAAAATCTTTTGCTCGCATACACGAAACAAACTTGAAAAAACAAGGTATGCTCGCATTAACTTTTGCTAATAAAGAAGATTACGATAAGATACAGGAAGATGATTCTATTGATATTGATGGCTTAACTGCTTTTGCTCCTAACAGACCATTGCAGGTTATATTAAATCATGCTGATGGAACGATTGATTCCATTACTGTTAATCATACTTATAATGAACAACAGATCGAATGGTTTAAAGCCGGCGGTGCGCTGAATATTATTCGTAGAGAGTTTGCTGCTAAAAATTAA
- a CDS encoding PAS domain-containing protein → MSSSIYNLDNMHRLVTSSVGAVLAYWDKDEVCRFANASYKEWMGKAPDEMIEKMTIAEVLGKELYSKQRPFIAKVLNGEKQSFEREFTLPNGEMRRAFVMYYPDIVENEVRGFIVHGIDMTPIKNLETKLLAQEKEKNNHILQSMIYSQEGEREALAVKLRDNISQTLSYCKIMLESRNKEKSSKTDDKVLLEILDQISMTVDELIAISSGLSSSVIVHFGLLTALEEHIASFAKTFAGDVDFNCSYEGIESISDKRKTSIFRIIQNFLLLLKSFKDCNRVNIVISHQHADNFLELQLRYHSHNKIDIYSREYSEIQNRVIFNNGSLIEMGEDGSKVLLIKLDILN, encoded by the coding sequence ATGTCATCATCGATATACAATCTTGATAATATGCATCGATTGGTAACATCATCTGTTGGTGCTGTTCTTGCATATTGGGACAAAGATGAAGTATGCCGCTTTGCCAATGCATCTTATAAAGAATGGATGGGTAAAGCGCCGGATGAGATGATAGAAAAAATGACAATTGCTGAAGTGCTGGGAAAAGAATTGTACAGCAAGCAGAGGCCCTTTATTGCTAAAGTGCTTAACGGAGAAAAACAATCTTTTGAAAGAGAATTTACATTGCCCAATGGCGAAATGCGGAGAGCTTTTGTTATGTATTACCCCGATATAGTGGAAAATGAAGTAAGAGGATTTATTGTGCACGGGATTGATATGACGCCTATTAAAAACCTGGAAACAAAATTATTGGCACAGGAAAAAGAAAAGAACAACCATATTTTGCAGTCGATGATCTATTCGCAGGAAGGTGAACGGGAAGCATTGGCGGTAAAGCTGAGAGATAATATCAGCCAGACACTTTCTTATTGCAAAATAATGTTGGAAAGCCGTAATAAAGAAAAGAGTTCAAAAACTGATGACAAGGTTCTCCTGGAAATTTTGGATCAGATATCTATGACTGTTGATGAATTGATCGCTATCAGTTCCGGACTGTCTTCTTCTGTTATTGTGCATTTTGGATTACTCACTGCATTGGAAGAACATATTGCAAGCTTTGCCAAAACTTTTGCAGGCGATGTAGATTTTAATTGTTCTTATGAAGGGATCGAAAGTATTTCAGATAAGCGTAAAACATCCATCTTTAGGATAATACAGAATTTTTTATTGCTGCTAAAGTCTTTTAAAGATTGCAATAGGGTCAATATTGTGATATCACACCAACACGCAGATAATTTTTTAGAACTACAGTTAAGATATCATTCCCATAACAAAATAGATATTTATAGCCGAGAATATTCTGAAATACAGAACAGGGTTATATTTAATAATGGTAGCTTGATCGAAATGGGAGAGGATGGCTCTAAAGTCCTATTAATAAAACTGGATATTTTAAATTGA
- a CDS encoding SUMF1/EgtB/PvdO family nonheme iron enzyme: MKTFYLTLLAVCGFLLPGVGQRLYNIRAQKINPDKELGFDSSYSYSFKRIVVDTLSVDSFSISNQITFGEYKRYLLEIKNDSSYSFYLLQLPDSSILSRQDYIKYTTDNKYNNYPVVGIRWNAAMNFCKWKTLKENSGDSICFIYRLPKISEWLSAYKFLKDNLLINDFNKNFSDWTVNTHFEGGTNLDKDIILLTNDNDPPRLSRANVIGNSFLFQRQILLNPIGYFKFNGFRQVAFRVVKIDITRADSPRKSIKSLLNYWNIKNDY, from the coding sequence TTGAAAACGTTCTACTTAACATTATTAGCTGTATGTGGGTTCCTATTGCCTGGAGTCGGTCAAAGGCTATATAATATCCGGGCACAAAAAATCAATCCCGATAAAGAACTTGGATTTGATTCCTCATATTCATATTCTTTTAAAAGAATTGTGGTGGACACCTTGTCCGTAGACAGTTTTTCAATAAGCAATCAAATTACATTTGGCGAATACAAAAGATATCTTTTAGAAATAAAAAATGATTCTTCTTATTCTTTTTATCTTCTTCAATTACCTGACAGCTCTATATTATCCAGGCAAGATTATATAAAGTACACTACTGATAACAAATACAATAATTATCCGGTAGTGGGCATACGCTGGAATGCTGCAATGAATTTTTGCAAATGGAAAACACTTAAAGAGAATAGCGGAGATAGCATCTGTTTTATTTACAGGTTACCAAAAATTTCTGAATGGTTAAGCGCTTATAAATTTTTAAAAGACAATTTATTAATCAACGATTTTAATAAAAATTTTTCTGACTGGACGGTAAACACCCATTTTGAAGGCGGTACCAATTTGGACAAGGATATTATTTTATTGACAAACGATAACGATCCTCCAAGGTTAAGCCGTGCAAATGTTATCGGTAATTCTTTTTTATTTCAACGACAAATACTACTCAATCCTATTGGCTATTTTAAATTCAATGGTTTTCGTCAAGTTGCATTTAGAGTTGTGAAAATAGATATAACGAGGGCGGACTCTCCCCGGAAGAGTATTAAAAGTTTATTAAACTATTGGAATATAAAAAATGACTACTAA
- the kdsB gene encoding 3-deoxy-manno-octulosonate cytidylyltransferase: MIVGIIPARYASTRFPGKPLADIKGKSMIRRVYEQASQSSLLKKIIVATDDERIYDHVKGFGGEVVMTAIHHPSGTDRCWDALQQLNENYQYIINIQGDEPIINPKQIDELATVLDGTVELATQMQKITDHKTLFNPDKARIVLNSNNEALYFTRSVIPYLKNVSEKEWHLHHNYYRHVGMYAYRTDVLEKITKLPVSSLEKAESLEQLRWLQNGYKIKCVETGFESYSIDTPDDLQQVLSLL, encoded by the coding sequence ATGATAGTTGGTATTATACCTGCACGCTATGCCAGTACAAGGTTTCCCGGCAAGCCTTTGGCAGATATTAAAGGAAAGAGCATGATACGGCGGGTATATGAGCAAGCATCACAATCATCCTTATTAAAAAAAATTATTGTTGCTACTGATGATGAACGTATTTACGATCATGTAAAAGGTTTCGGCGGTGAAGTGGTAATGACTGCAATTCATCATCCAAGTGGAACGGACAGGTGTTGGGATGCGTTACAGCAACTGAATGAAAACTATCAATACATAATTAATATACAGGGCGATGAACCCATCATCAACCCAAAACAAATAGATGAATTAGCTACAGTGTTGGACGGAACGGTGGAACTGGCAACCCAAATGCAAAAGATCACAGATCATAAAACCTTATTTAACCCGGATAAAGCACGCATCGTTTTAAACTCCAATAATGAAGCGTTGTATTTTACCCGAAGTGTAATTCCTTACTTAAAAAATGTTTCTGAGAAGGAATGGCATTTGCATCACAATTATTATCGCCATGTAGGAATGTACGCCTATCGTACGGATGTATTGGAAAAAATAACCAAACTGCCGGTTTCTTCGTTAGAAAAAGCTGAGTCTTTAGAGCAGCTCCGCTGGTTACAAAATGGATATAAGATCAAGTGCGTAGAAACCGGTTTTGAAAGTTATAGTATAGATACTCCCGATGATCTGCAGCAGGTATTATCCCTCCTATAA
- a CDS encoding transaldolase family protein → MELYLDSANLKEIEEGFKLGFLDGLTTTPTFMQREGITDVDGTIIKLSKIVPVLQIEALGNTAEEVVKEAHRQLNLGLDPKRTVFKIPVSLEGVRACKLLRNDGLLVNVHLVYTLQQAYMAMHAGATYVCPLVGRLQDQGHDALALVEQCVDAVNTYGYDTKIMFSSVRHNEHVRNAINIGVHTITVPLKVLKSLTENNFTTVGTEQFYRDTRLMTTTVKEAINSKNPIVDANTIVKDAIVKMTDFGFGAVIVTNGNGSVKGVFTDGDLRRYLQTEGETILSKKLSDLTYKQPVSIEADALLNDALAIFKKTNVDTIMVVSGEKPVGMLDIQNLEAN, encoded by the coding sequence ATGGAACTATATCTCGATTCAGCAAACCTGAAAGAAATTGAAGAAGGCTTTAAGCTTGGCTTTTTAGATGGACTTACAACAACTCCTACTTTCATGCAACGTGAAGGTATAACCGATGTAGACGGCACTATTATAAAGCTTTCAAAAATAGTTCCTGTATTGCAGATTGAAGCATTGGGTAATACAGCCGAAGAAGTAGTAAAAGAAGCACATCGTCAATTAAACTTGGGGTTAGATCCTAAACGTACCGTTTTTAAAATTCCGGTTTCATTGGAAGGTGTAAGAGCTTGTAAACTGCTTCGCAATGATGGGTTATTGGTAAACGTACATTTGGTGTACACTTTACAACAAGCATATATGGCAATGCATGCAGGCGCTACTTATGTTTGTCCGTTGGTTGGTCGTTTGCAAGATCAAGGGCATGATGCATTGGCGTTAGTAGAACAATGTGTAGATGCTGTGAATACGTACGGCTATGATACCAAGATCATGTTCAGTTCTGTTCGTCATAATGAACATGTGCGCAATGCCATTAATATTGGTGTACATACCATCACTGTTCCTTTAAAAGTATTAAAATCATTAACTGAAAATAATTTCACTACTGTTGGTACGGAGCAATTCTATCGTGATACCCGTTTAATGACAACAACGGTAAAAGAAGCCATCAATAGTAAAAATCCAATTGTAGATGCCAATACAATAGTTAAAGATGCTATTGTTAAAATGACCGATTTTGGTTTTGGCGCAGTGATCGTTACGAACGGTAATGGTTCAGTGAAAGGAGTATTCACAGATGGCGATCTTCGCAGGTATTTACAAACAGAAGGAGAAACGATCCTTTCTAAAAAATTAAGCGACCTTACTTATAAACAACCTGTTAGCATTGAAGCGGATGCTTTGCTGAATGATGCTTTGGCAATATTCAAAAAAACAAACGTTGATACAATAATGGTAGTGAGCGGTGAAAAACCCGTTGGAATGTTAGATATTCAAAACCTGGAAGCGAATTAA
- the kdsA gene encoding 3-deoxy-8-phosphooctulonate synthase has protein sequence MSNKKINVGNISCGADELFVISGPCVIEEESIMMKTAEKLKEVSARLNINIIYKSSFTKDNRSSLKYYNGPGLEKGVKILAKIKEQFGFPVLTDIHYPYQAAPAAEVCDVLQIPAYLCMQTELMVAAAKTGAVINIKHGQFLAPENMKHPVTKCVEAGNDKIILTERGYTMGYNDLIVDPRSFYHMGQLGYPVVFDITHSIRKYGIPSADAKGGAREFLPVLSRAGVASGVDGVFIETHPEPEKALCDAASQLCVYDLEEFLKPLLELHAIEVKYRNK, from the coding sequence ATGAGTAATAAAAAAATCAATGTCGGCAATATCTCTTGTGGCGCCGATGAATTGTTTGTTATTTCCGGACCATGCGTTATTGAAGAAGAATCAATAATGATGAAAACCGCCGAAAAGCTAAAAGAAGTAAGCGCCAGGCTGAATATCAATATTATCTATAAATCATCCTTTACAAAAGATAATCGCAGCAGTTTAAAATATTATAACGGACCAGGGTTGGAAAAAGGGGTAAAGATCCTGGCTAAAATAAAAGAACAGTTTGGTTTTCCTGTATTGACAGATATTCACTATCCTTACCAGGCGGCCCCTGCTGCAGAAGTATGCGATGTATTACAAATTCCTGCCTACTTATGTATGCAAACGGAATTAATGGTAGCAGCTGCAAAAACAGGTGCTGTTATTAATATCAAGCACGGACAATTCCTGGCTCCCGAAAACATGAAACACCCGGTAACCAAATGCGTAGAAGCCGGTAATGATAAAATTATCTTGACAGAAAGAGGCTACACTATGGGTTATAATGATCTGATCGTTGACCCACGCAGTTTCTATCACATGGGACAATTAGGTTATCCGGTGGTTTTTGATATTACACATTCTATTCGTAAATATGGTATTCCAAGTGCAGATGCAAAAGGCGGTGCAAGAGAATTTTTGCCCGTATTAAGCAGGGCAGGAGTGGCATCAGGAGTAGACGGAGTATTTATTGAAACACACCCTGAACCTGAAAAAGCCTTGTGCGATGCAGCCAGCCAGTTATGTGTTTACGACCTCGAAGAGTTTTTAAAACCATTATTGGAGTTACATGCGATAGAAGTGAAGTATCGTAATAAGTAA
- a CDS encoding 3-deoxy-D-manno-octulosonic acid transferase: protein MLFLYNIVIRLYGLAIFIASFFKPKAKQWIEGRKNWQQNSKDKLQPNEKRIWVHCASVGEFEQGRNLIEAVKEKYPQYRIVLTFFSPSGYELRNNYQYADYVFYLPIDTKTNAAQFIQTVNPALAIFVKYEFWYHYLHMLHRQNIPAIIISAPFRKEQPFFKWYGGLFRKMLQCFTFIFVQDESSKELIKNIVDETKVIVAGDTRYDRVLSIAANKKQLPLVEHFIGNDPVLIAGSSWQNDEKILFESLSALPANYKLIIAPHEVSQKRIAEVLQFFEGAVLYSSLSLQKNYINDRVLIIDNIGMLSSLYQYGQIAFVGGGFRTGIHNTLEPAVFGLPVIIGPNYKRFIEANLLVEKEFCFPVTNAEECKAVLINLSGEELYYQNIHQALLAFMKEQAGATQKILDLIKL from the coding sequence ATGCTTTTCCTTTACAACATAGTCATTCGTTTATACGGCTTAGCTATATTTATTGCATCCTTTTTTAAACCAAAAGCAAAGCAATGGATAGAAGGAAGAAAGAATTGGCAACAAAATAGTAAAGACAAACTACAGCCAAATGAAAAACGCATCTGGGTACACTGTGCATCTGTAGGAGAATTTGAACAAGGGAGAAATTTAATAGAAGCAGTAAAAGAAAAATATCCTCAATATAGAATTGTACTTACTTTCTTCTCGCCATCCGGTTATGAATTAAGAAACAACTATCAATATGCAGACTATGTTTTCTATTTGCCGATAGATACAAAAACGAATGCAGCACAGTTTATACAAACTGTAAATCCTGCGTTAGCAATATTTGTTAAGTACGAGTTTTGGTATCATTATTTACATATGCTTCACCGGCAGAACATTCCTGCAATAATTATTTCAGCACCGTTCCGCAAAGAACAACCTTTCTTTAAATGGTATGGAGGTTTATTCAGAAAAATGCTGCAATGTTTCACCTTCATTTTTGTACAGGATGAAAGCAGTAAAGAATTGATAAAAAATATTGTTGATGAAACTAAGGTTATTGTGGCAGGAGATACCCGTTACGACAGGGTTTTGTCAATTGCTGCCAACAAAAAACAATTGCCGTTAGTAGAACACTTTATTGGCAACGATCCTGTTTTAATTGCAGGAAGTAGCTGGCAGAATGATGAAAAAATCTTGTTCGAAAGTTTATCAGCACTGCCTGCTAATTATAAATTGATTATTGCACCTCATGAAGTTTCTCAAAAACGTATAGCAGAAGTGCTACAATTTTTTGAAGGTGCAGTTTTGTATTCGAGTCTTTCATTGCAAAAGAATTATATCAACGACAGGGTATTGATCATTGATAATATTGGCATGCTATCATCTTTATACCAATATGGACAAATAGCTTTTGTGGGAGGCGGTTTTAGAACGGGCATTCATAATACCTTAGAGCCTGCAGTATTTGGACTTCCTGTAATTATCGGACCTAATTATAAAAGATTCATTGAAGCAAACCTGTTAGTAGAAAAAGAGTTTTGTTTTCCTGTTACGAATGCGGAGGAATGTAAAGCCGTATTAATAAATCTTTCAGGCGAAGAGTTGTACTATCAAAATATTCACCAGGCATTATTAGCGTTTATGAAAGAACAAGCCGGTGCAACGCAAAAGATTCTTGATCTTATTAAATTGTAA
- a CDS encoding HAD family hydrolase: MNPSEIFKGKFVSSPETIKEKLQHIKAFIFDWDGVFTNGVKYSDGTSMFSEIDSMGINLLRFNHYLKSNGEMAATAIITGEQNKTGFHFAQREHLNDVYYRVKHKETALQHFCYENNLKPSEVLFVFDDVLDFSAAKICGLRMMVAHSCNTLLIDYAIKNNLVDYVSFHSGANGAIREITEVAMHLSGLFEETITQRSTFTNDYQTYFAKRNELPTGFYTVLNNQITEQVPQ; the protein is encoded by the coding sequence ATGAATCCATCAGAAATATTCAAAGGCAAATTTGTTTCATCTCCTGAAACGATCAAAGAAAAACTGCAGCACATTAAAGCATTTATTTTTGATTGGGACGGTGTGTTTACGAATGGCGTAAAATATAGTGATGGTACCAGCATGTTCAGTGAGATCGATTCCATGGGCATCAACCTGCTGCGCTTTAATCATTATTTAAAAAGTAATGGAGAAATGGCTGCTACAGCTATCATCACCGGCGAGCAAAATAAAACAGGTTTTCATTTTGCACAGCGTGAACATCTGAACGATGTTTATTATAGAGTAAAACATAAAGAGACCGCATTACAGCATTTCTGTTATGAAAACAATTTAAAACCCTCCGAAGTATTATTTGTGTTTGATGATGTGCTGGATTTTTCTGCAGCTAAAATTTGCGGCTTAAGAATGATGGTAGCACATTCCTGCAATACATTATTAATTGATTACGCTATTAAGAATAACCTGGTAGACTATGTTAGCTTTCACAGCGGTGCCAATGGTGCTATTCGTGAAATAACAGAAGTTGCAATGCATTTAAGCGGATTATTTGAAGAAACCATTACGCAGCGTTCTACTTTTACCAACGATTATCAAACTTATTTTGCAAAGCGTAATGAATTGCCTACCGGTTTTTATACTGTTCTAAATAATCAAATCACCGAACAAGTTCCGCAATGA
- a CDS encoding PspC domain-containing protein, which translates to MNRFRNFIEWHVFGVCTAIGEKFGIATTTIRKYFIYISFLTIGSPVVVYFFVAFWMNIKRYIMNARRNPIRYL; encoded by the coding sequence ATGAACCGTTTTCGCAATTTCATTGAGTGGCATGTATTTGGTGTGTGCACCGCCATTGGCGAAAAATTCGGCATTGCCACTACTACCATCCGCAAATATTTTATTTACATATCCTTTCTTACCATCGGCTCTCCTGTAGTGGTTTATTTTTTTGTAGCCTTTTGGATGAATATCAAGCGTTATATCATGAATGCGAGACGCAACCCGATCAGGTATTTATGA
- a CDS encoding FKBP-type peptidyl-prolyl cis-trans isomerase: MGIADKLFQLKNEKAQANLKEGEDFLSANKQREGVHETASGLQYEVLMLGEGAKPTANNKVTCHYHGTLINGTIFDSSVQRGTPATFPLNMVIKGWTEGLQLMPTGSKFRFYIHPNLGYGDRHVSAQIGPNTTLIFDVELISFN; this comes from the coding sequence ATGGGTATCGCCGATAAATTATTCCAGTTAAAGAACGAAAAAGCACAAGCCAATTTAAAAGAAGGAGAAGATTTTTTGTCAGCTAATAAACAACGGGAAGGTGTACATGAAACTGCCAGTGGCTTACAATACGAAGTGCTGATGTTAGGAGAAGGTGCAAAGCCAACTGCCAACAACAAAGTAACCTGCCATTATCACGGCACTTTAATAAACGGAACTATCTTTGATTCATCTGTACAAAGAGGCACGCCCGCTACGTTTCCGTTAAATATGGTTATTAAAGGTTGGACAGAAGGTTTGCAATTAATGCCCACCGGAAGCAAGTTTCGTTTTTATATTCATCCCAACCTGGGTTATGGAGATAGACATGTAAGCGCTCAAATTGGACCAAACACTACGCTAATCTTTGACGTAGAATTGATCTCTTTTAATTAG